Proteins found in one Magnolia sinica isolate HGM2019 chromosome 5, MsV1, whole genome shotgun sequence genomic segment:
- the LOC131245948 gene encoding ubiquitin-like protein 5 yields MIEVVLNDRLGKKVRVKCNDDDTIGDLKKLVAAQTGTRADKIRIQKWYNIYKDHITLKDYEIHDGMGLELYYN; encoded by the coding sequence atgatAGAGGTGGTGTTGAACGATCGTCTTGGGAAGAAGGTGAGAGTGAAATGCAACGACGATGACACGATCGGGGATCTGAAGAAGCTCGTGGCCGCCCAAACGGGGACCCGCGCTGACAAGATCCGGATCCAGAAGTGGTATAACATCTACAAGGACCACATCACCCTCAAGGACTACGAGATCCACGACGGCATGGGCCTTGAACTCTACTACAACTAG